A section of the Methanosphaera cuniculi genome encodes:
- the hemL gene encoding glutamate-1-semialdehyde 2,1-aminomutase, whose translation MNRERSKQLYEESVNYLPGGVNSPVRAYKPYPFFAKKAKGSKIYDVDENEYIDYCLGYGPVVFGHANEQIIKDATNQLKLGTDYGVPSQKELELAQEVVERVPCAEMVRFTNSGTEATMSAIRLARGVTNRKKIIKFEGAYHGAHDAVLVKSGSGAIGKPDSPGIPEESTRNTLLVPFNDEDALTRMINDNKGEIACIIVEPIMGNIGCVPPKDGFLQFLREITEENDIILIFDEVITGFRLSRGGAQEYYGITPDLATFGKIIGGGFPIGAICGRRELMEQFAPSGGIYQAGTFSGNPMSITGGLSAFKILDMKAYKTLHDSGKYLRSGMSDILEKLDINYQINGVESMTQIYFTDVDVYDYKTAQTSDTEGFLKYFHVLLDNGVFIAPSQYECAFLSIQHTKEDIDKTLNAIEIALKKVVKK comes from the coding sequence ATGAATCGTGAAAGATCAAAACAATTATATGAAGAATCAGTGAACTACTTACCAGGAGGTGTAAATTCACCTGTACGTGCATATAAGCCATACCCATTTTTTGCTAAAAAAGCAAAAGGATCTAAAATATATGATGTAGATGAAAATGAATACATAGACTATTGTCTTGGATATGGTCCTGTTGTATTTGGACATGCAAATGAACAAATCATAAAAGATGCAACCAATCAACTAAAACTTGGTACAGATTATGGTGTACCATCACAAAAAGAACTTGAACTTGCACAAGAAGTAGTAGAACGTGTACCATGTGCTGAAATGGTAAGATTTACAAACTCAGGAACTGAAGCTACAATGAGTGCAATAAGACTTGCACGTGGAGTAACAAATCGTAAGAAAATAATCAAATTTGAAGGAGCATATCATGGAGCACATGATGCAGTACTAGTTAAGTCAGGATCAGGTGCAATAGGAAAACCAGATTCACCAGGAATACCAGAAGAAAGTACACGTAATACTCTTCTTGTACCATTTAATGATGAAGATGCACTAACACGTATGATAAATGATAATAAAGGTGAGATTGCATGTATTATTGTTGAACCTATCATGGGAAATATTGGATGTGTACCTCCAAAAGATGGATTCTTACAGTTTTTACGTGAGATTACAGAAGAAAATGATATTATTCTAATTTTTGATGAAGTAATTACAGGTTTTAGACTTAGTCGTGGAGGAGCTCAGGAATACTATGGTATTACACCTGATCTTGCTACATTTGGTAAAATTATTGGTGGAGGATTCCCAATTGGTGCTATATGTGGACGTCGTGAACTTATGGAACAATTTGCACCAAGTGGAGGAATATATCAGGCTGGTACATTTAGTGGAAATCCAATGTCAATAACAGGTGGACTCTCAGCATTCAAGATACTTGATATGAAAGCATATAAAACACTACATGATAGTGGAAAATACTTACGTAGTGGAATGAGTGATATTCTAGAAAAACTTGATATTAACTACCAGATAAATGGTGTTGAATCAATGACACAAATATACTTTACAGATGTTGATGTATATGATTATAAAACAGCACAAACATCAGATACTGAAGGTTTCCTTAAATATTTCCATGTACTTCTTGATAATGGAGTATTTATTGCACCATCACAATATGAATGTGCATTCTTATCAATACAACATACAAAAGAAGATATTGATAAAACACTAAATGCTATAGAAATTGCACTAAAAAAAGTAGTTAAAAAATAG
- a CDS encoding cobalt-precorrin-8 methylmutase, with protein MNSYNMGASTKPGYDIANKSREIIKSLIDEDTKNLSYEERDIVERVVHSTADPEYAKLVKISPSFVNTALTCFDNNEDILTDINMVKSGITRYDGNVMCYIRDERAVKLAKKEEITRSAAAMRVAAEDGFKGIVAIGNAPTALFEVMNLVEEGQMDARAVVGVPVGFVGAADSKAALSQTDIPYVITEGPKGGTPIAVAVVNSLLNIRK; from the coding sequence ATGAACTCATATAATATGGGAGCTTCTACAAAACCCGGCTATGATATTGCAAATAAAAGTAGAGAAATTATTAAATCATTAATTGATGAAGATACTAAGAATTTAAGTTATGAAGAACGAGATATTGTAGAACGTGTTGTTCATTCTACAGCAGATCCTGAATATGCAAAACTTGTTAAAATTTCACCATCTTTTGTAAATACTGCCCTTACATGTTTTGATAATAATGAAGATATTTTAACAGATATTAACATGGTAAAATCTGGTATTACACGTTATGATGGTAATGTAATGTGTTATATTCGTGATGAACGTGCTGTTAAACTTGCAAAAAAAGAGGAAATTACCCGTTCTGCAGCTGCTATGCGTGTTGCAGCAGAAGATGGATTTAAAGGAATTGTTGCTATTGGTAATGCTCCAACAGCTCTTTTTGAAGTTATGAATCTTGTTGAGGAAGGTCAAATGGATGCACGTGCTGTTGTAGGTGTACCTGTAGGATTTGTTGGTGCTGCTGATTCTAAAGCTGCACTTAGTCAAACTGATATTCCATATGTTATAACAGAAGGACCTAAAGGTGGAACACCTATTGCTGTAGCTGTGGTTAATTCATTACTTAACATAAGAAAATAA